In Bacteroidota bacterium, the following are encoded in one genomic region:
- a CDS encoding GH3 auxin-responsive promoter family protein, with protein sequence MSIKRKVAEIWARQRAKAIRKVHLDPVGSQHRTLKALIAKAADTQFGKNHGFTVINGPREFRARVPVRDYEAALEYFLMIRRGVPDVCWPGKPLYLAKTSGTVSGAKYIPITKDSIKYQLLGARDALMLYMVSSGNTSFLDGNMMFLSGSPVLEKNEWGMQVGRLSGIVNHFIPSYLKRNQVPCYETNCIEIWEEKIEKIIDESMGRDMRLISGIPPWVQMYFERLYDRTGKMPLQQWPNLSVFVQGGVDFSPYAPVFKKFFEGKLDIVEVFPASEGFFAIQDTLENQGLLLNLDYGIYYEFIPVEEYGNPDARRLGLEDVELDKQYALVVSTNAGLWAYDIGDTVKFVSLSPHRIRVTGRVKHFISAFGEHVISEEVNKAMVAACAIGQAEVSEFTVAPMVLPGEGESYHEWFVDFDRLPADMEAFTATLDHEMRKQNAYYNDLRTGSMLKPVVIRVLKRNATRDYMRSQGKLGGQNKFPRLSNNRKIADWLMEYIINGQTPTIS encoded by the coding sequence ATGAGTATCAAGCGCAAAGTAGCCGAAATCTGGGCCCGCCAAAGGGCAAAAGCCATCCGCAAGGTGCATCTCGACCCTGTGGGTTCACAGCACCGTACCCTGAAGGCACTCATTGCCAAGGCTGCCGACACACAATTCGGGAAAAATCACGGATTTACCGTCATCAACGGCCCTCGCGAATTCCGTGCGCGGGTGCCTGTACGTGACTATGAGGCCGCTTTGGAGTATTTTCTCATGATTCGGCGGGGTGTGCCAGACGTTTGTTGGCCGGGAAAACCGCTTTACCTTGCCAAAACCTCGGGAACCGTCAGTGGCGCGAAATACATTCCGATCACCAAGGATTCGATCAAGTATCAACTGCTTGGCGCGCGCGACGCGCTGATGTTGTACATGGTTTCCTCCGGGAACACGAGCTTTTTGGACGGGAATATGATGTTTCTGAGCGGCAGTCCCGTGTTGGAGAAAAACGAATGGGGGATGCAGGTCGGACGGCTCTCGGGAATCGTCAATCACTTTATTCCATCCTACCTCAAGCGCAACCAAGTTCCCTGCTACGAGACCAATTGCATCGAAATCTGGGAAGAAAAGATCGAAAAGATCATCGATGAAAGCATGGGACGGGATATGCGCCTGATTTCAGGCATTCCGCCTTGGGTTCAGATGTATTTTGAGCGTTTGTATGACCGCACAGGCAAGATGCCGCTGCAACAGTGGCCGAATTTGAGTGTATTTGTGCAAGGCGGCGTGGATTTTTCGCCGTATGCGCCCGTTTTCAAGAAGTTTTTTGAAGGAAAACTCGATATCGTCGAGGTTTTTCCGGCATCCGAAGGATTTTTTGCGATTCAGGATACCTTGGAGAACCAAGGATTGCTCCTGAACCTCGACTATGGCATCTATTACGAGTTCATTCCGGTCGAAGAGTACGGAAATCCAGATGCGCGCCGTTTGGGACTCGAAGATGTGGAACTGGACAAGCAATATGCCTTGGTGGTAAGCACCAATGCCGGACTTTGGGCTTATGACATTGGGGATACCGTCAAGTTTGTGAGTCTGAGCCCGCATCGCATCCGCGTGACCGGCCGCGTCAAGCATTTTATCAGTGCATTTGGCGAGCATGTGATTTCGGAGGAAGTCAACAAAGCCATGGTGGCAGCTTGTGCAATCGGGCAGGCCGAAGTCAGCGAATTTACCGTTGCGCCGATGGTTTTGCCCGGAGAAGGGGAGAGCTACCACGAATGGTTTGTCGATTTTGACCGTTTGCCGGCCGATATGGAGGCCTTTACGGCAACCCTCGACCATGAAATGCGTAAGCAAAACGCTTATTACAACGACTTGCGGACGGGCTCGATGCTCAAACCGGTCGTGATCAGGGTTTTGAAACGCAATGCGACACGTGATTATATGCGCTCACAAGGCAAGCTCGGAGGCCAAAACAAATTTCCGAGACTCAGCAATAACAGAAAGATTGCCGATTGGTTAATGGAGTACATCATCAACGGGCAAACCCCTACCATCAGTTAA
- a CDS encoding TonB-dependent receptor translates to MNFLCLFPKWISKWLVGMCLLMLASLPLRAQDVNGRIAGTVTDAAAGTPLEGVEIRLLKDSSVVSGVLSDATGAYALEKVPVGRYTLAFGYASYRSRMVPDVVVWSAKTVVVDAGMEEMVVEVNAVTIEASKAGEAQHEMSTVSARAFSVAEAERYAGSRGDPARMASNFAGVQGTDDTRNDLVIRGNSPLGVNYRLDGVNIPNPNHFAITGSAGGPVGMLNNKVLASSDFFTGAFPAEFGNSLSGTFDLKFRKGITQRHEFTLQAGIFGAEATGEGPLGKANASGQRASYLFNLRYATLSFFSAAGIDIGTTAIPKYQDAAFKVNVPLKKGAELSFFGLGGNSKIDFVVSDDEKKDAREIFASGTRDEYFRAGMGVAGTRLTVLNGSKGVFRASLAYSLEHVNMNQFDVWRHTEGPDSLFVLDSITRNMGFKGNLHKALSHFYYRHKVSARHGFQTGIVVDGYYQRLHDSIVQTPGQTDFTPRMNYDGLEFLLQPYFQWRYNVSERLNLNAGLHGQVFTLNKNSMSLEPRAGLKWAFTDRQSLNFGTGLHSQLQPYYIYFQQLPAINGSAVRHNSDLGFSRSLHFVLGHDAFLGKYLRTRVEVYYQYLFNAPVDTSASSFSMLNQGSGFDRYFPGKMVNTGTGRNIGGELTVEKFFSHNWFLLATASVFDSRYQGSDGRTYNTDFNSRFVANLLGTKEFSWGKKRKVTFGIGGKVTYAGGKRYSPLDTLASIAIADEVVEDSLRNTLQFPDYFRLDLKLYYRINAAKLTHEIGFDFVNVTGQANLLRLQYVGGNQVFAPVNQIGFLPIFYYRVNFAVGGGRVA, encoded by the coding sequence ATGAATTTTCTTTGCTTGTTCCCAAAATGGATTTCCAAATGGCTGGTTGGAATGTGTTTGTTGATGCTTGCCTCCCTGCCATTGCGCGCGCAGGATGTCAACGGCCGCATAGCCGGTACGGTGACCGATGCCGCAGCGGGTACCCCGCTGGAAGGGGTTGAAATTCGGCTGCTCAAGGACAGTTCCGTTGTTTCCGGTGTGCTGAGTGACGCAACAGGAGCCTATGCCTTGGAGAAAGTGCCGGTCGGCCGCTACACATTGGCATTTGGATATGCATCCTACCGTAGCCGAATGGTTCCCGACGTGGTGGTTTGGTCTGCCAAAACGGTCGTCGTCGATGCGGGGATGGAGGAAATGGTGGTGGAGGTCAATGCCGTCACAATCGAGGCGAGCAAGGCAGGCGAGGCGCAGCATGAAATGTCGACCGTCTCTGCCAGGGCTTTTTCGGTCGCGGAGGCGGAGCGCTACGCGGGCAGTCGTGGCGACCCCGCGCGTATGGCGAGCAATTTTGCCGGTGTTCAAGGCACCGACGATACCCGCAATGACCTCGTGATTCGCGGAAATTCGCCGTTAGGGGTCAATTACCGCCTCGATGGAGTCAACATTCCCAATCCCAATCACTTTGCGATTACGGGCAGCGCCGGCGGCCCGGTCGGAATGCTCAACAACAAAGTGTTGGCCTCCAGCGATTTCTTCACCGGCGCATTCCCGGCGGAATTCGGCAATTCCCTTTCCGGAACATTTGACCTCAAATTCCGCAAGGGCATCACCCAACGACACGAATTTACCTTGCAGGCGGGCATTTTTGGGGCCGAAGCAACCGGCGAAGGTCCGCTCGGCAAGGCAAATGCAAGCGGGCAACGGGCATCGTATCTGTTCAATTTGCGGTATGCCACGCTCAGCTTTTTCTCGGCAGCAGGAATTGACATTGGCACGACGGCCATCCCCAAATATCAGGATGCGGCATTCAAGGTGAATGTTCCGCTCAAAAAGGGCGCTGAACTCAGCTTTTTTGGTCTCGGTGGCAACAGCAAGATCGATTTTGTCGTGAGCGACGATGAGAAAAAGGATGCCCGTGAAATCTTCGCGTCCGGTACGCGTGACGAATACTTCCGCGCCGGGATGGGTGTGGCAGGCACGCGGTTGACCGTGCTGAATGGAAGCAAGGGCGTGTTCCGGGCAAGCTTGGCCTATTCGCTGGAACATGTGAACATGAACCAATTTGATGTTTGGCGGCATACCGAAGGTCCCGATTCGTTGTTTGTGCTCGACAGCATCACCCGCAACATGGGCTTCAAGGGGAATCTCCACAAGGCGTTGAGCCATTTTTACTACCGCCACAAAGTCAGTGCCCGGCACGGATTTCAAACCGGAATTGTCGTGGATGGGTATTATCAACGACTCCATGATAGCATCGTTCAAACGCCGGGTCAGACCGATTTTACCCCCCGCATGAACTATGACGGCCTCGAATTTTTGCTGCAACCCTACTTCCAATGGCGTTACAACGTCAGCGAACGCTTGAATTTGAATGCGGGCCTCCACGGACAAGTGTTTACCCTCAACAAAAACAGCATGAGCCTGGAACCGCGGGCAGGGCTGAAATGGGCATTCACCGACCGGCAAAGCCTCAATTTCGGTACGGGCCTGCACAGTCAGTTGCAGCCTTATTACATCTACTTCCAACAGTTGCCCGCGATCAACGGCAGCGCAGTGCGCCACAATTCCGACCTCGGATTCTCCCGCAGCCTTCATTTTGTGCTCGGGCACGACGCTTTCCTCGGAAAATACCTCCGCACGCGGGTGGAAGTCTATTATCAATACCTGTTCAACGCCCCGGTGGATACTTCAGCGTCCTCGTTTTCCATGTTGAACCAAGGTTCAGGATTTGACCGCTATTTCCCGGGAAAAATGGTCAACACGGGCACGGGTCGCAATATCGGCGGCGAATTGACGGTCGAGAAGTTCTTCAGCCACAACTGGTTTTTGTTGGCGACTGCGTCGGTATTCGACAGCAGGTACCAAGGCAGCGACGGCCGCACCTACAACACTGACTTCAACAGCAGATTTGTCGCCAACTTGCTGGGAACAAAGGAGTTCAGTTGGGGCAAAAAGCGAAAGGTCACCTTCGGCATCGGCGGAAAGGTCACCTATGCGGGTGGAAAGCGGTATTCGCCGCTCGATACGCTGGCTTCAATTGCGATTGCCGACGAAGTTGTCGAAGATTCATTGCGTAACACGCTCCAATTCCCCGATTATTTCCGACTGGATCTCAAGCTCTATTACCGCATCAATGCTGCGAAGCTCACGCACGAAATCGGATTTGACTTCGTGAACGTGACGGGGCAAGCGAATCTGCTGCGCTTGCAATATGTCGGTGGAAATCAGGTGTTTGCGCCTGTGAATCAAATCGGGTTCTTGCCGATATTTTATTACCGGGTGAATTTTGCGGTTGGAGGGGGAAGAGTAGCCTGA
- a CDS encoding 1-deoxy-D-xylulose-5-phosphate reductoisomerase, with amino-acid sequence MEENKRHIAILGSTGSIGTQALEVIELHSDFLAVSVLTAHHNADLLIAQARKFVPNAVVIVNKALYGQVRDALEDLPIKVFAGEDALEQVVAMDEIDIVLTALVGFSGLRPTLNAIRNGKHIALANKETLVVAGKLVTDLAKEHKVSILPVDSEHSAIFQCLVGEQQNPIEKIYLTASGGPFRGYDRAALSKVTKAQALKHPNWDMGAKITIDSASMMNKGLEVIEAKWLFGLRDDQIDIVVHPQSIIHSLVQFEDGSMKAQMGLPDMRLPIQYALLFPHRGKNDWPRFPFSKYPSLTFEDIDRDVFANLKHAYSAMAMGGNAACILNAANEVTVRLFLEEKISFTEISDLNGLAMKALDHLPEATLEQLFETDRQARAWVLDQVATKHI; translated from the coding sequence TTGGAAGAGAATAAGCGCCATATCGCCATTTTGGGATCGACAGGATCCATCGGCACGCAGGCATTGGAGGTCATCGAACTTCACAGTGATTTTTTAGCTGTAAGCGTGCTCACCGCGCATCACAATGCCGATTTGCTCATTGCCCAAGCGAGAAAATTTGTGCCCAATGCGGTCGTCATCGTGAACAAAGCGCTTTACGGACAAGTCCGTGATGCTTTGGAAGACCTGCCGATCAAAGTATTCGCGGGCGAAGACGCCCTCGAGCAAGTTGTCGCCATGGACGAGATCGACATCGTCCTCACGGCTTTGGTCGGATTTTCAGGTTTACGGCCGACGTTGAATGCGATTCGAAATGGGAAACATATCGCGCTTGCCAACAAGGAAACGCTGGTCGTCGCAGGAAAACTGGTCACGGACCTTGCCAAGGAGCACAAGGTGAGCATTTTGCCGGTCGACAGCGAGCACAGTGCAATTTTCCAGTGTCTGGTCGGTGAGCAGCAGAATCCGATTGAAAAGATCTACTTGACGGCTTCGGGCGGTCCGTTTCGAGGATATGACCGCGCTGCGCTCTCCAAAGTGACCAAAGCGCAAGCCCTCAAGCATCCCAACTGGGACATGGGCGCCAAAATCACGATTGATTCGGCAAGTATGATGAACAAGGGCCTCGAAGTCATCGAAGCCAAATGGTTGTTTGGCCTGCGCGACGATCAAATAGACATTGTCGTCCATCCGCAGTCGATCATCCACAGCTTGGTGCAATTCGAAGATGGAAGCATGAAGGCGCAAATGGGTTTGCCGGATATGCGTTTGCCGATTCAGTATGCACTGCTTTTTCCGCATCGCGGGAAAAACGACTGGCCACGGTTTCCATTCTCCAAATATCCTTCGCTGACTTTTGAAGACATTGACCGTGATGTGTTTGCCAATTTGAAGCATGCCTACTCAGCCATGGCGATGGGTGGCAATGCTGCTTGCATCCTCAATGCCGCCAATGAGGTGACGGTGCGACTATTTTTGGAAGAAAAAATCAGTTTTACAGAAATATCAGACTTGAATGGCTTGGCCATGAAGGCTTTGGACCATTTGCCCGAGGCGACGTTGGAACAATTGTTTGAAACGGATCGACAGGCACGCGCTTGGGTTCTGGACCAAGTCGCTACAAAACATATTTAG
- a CDS encoding GNAT family N-acetyltransferase yields the protein MLNVQFDSFPEIETARLRMREILTADAETLFALRTHPEVTKYLDRENDKDVDEVKVLIGKIRDSFDAGDGITWGLCLHDDPKLIGTMGIWKIDKGNHRGEVGYSMFPEFWGMRPSNRIKNN from the coding sequence ATGCTCAACGTTCAATTTGATAGCTTTCCAGAAATCGAAACCGCCCGATTGCGTATGCGCGAAATCCTCACCGCCGATGCGGAGACGCTTTTTGCCCTGCGCACGCATCCGGAAGTGACAAAATACCTCGATCGGGAAAATGACAAGGATGTCGACGAGGTGAAGGTTCTGATCGGTAAAATCAGAGATTCTTTTGATGCCGGAGACGGGATTACTTGGGGGCTTTGTTTACATGATGATCCGAAACTGATAGGCACCATGGGCATCTGGAAAATCGACAAAGGCAACCACCGTGGGGAAGTGGGCTACTCAATGTTTCCTGAATTTTGGGGCATGCGGCCGTCCAATCGAATCAAAAACAATTAA
- a CDS encoding FkbM family methyltransferase, protein MVFTTKILRKISALTGYTIFKSRHAPVGYYLSTDVRHRLLLPMRTVFDVGANVGQTALELVDEFPEAKIYSFEPVQTTFSQLKQNVAAYPNVHCTHAALGRVAEKREIRLYPEATSLINSLNPLGMNNAPEATLETVTVTTGEAFCKEKGIDTIDLLKIDTEGFELPVIEGFGDMLRNGKIGAIFCEVSFNPSDKAHTFINDLNDLVLGNGYTFYALYGMSNASIKVGRSYGNVLYVSPSVKEQLIC, encoded by the coding sequence ATGGTTTTCACGACAAAGATTTTGCGCAAGATTTCGGCCCTCACGGGCTACACGATTTTTAAATCACGTCATGCGCCCGTTGGTTATTACCTCTCTACGGATGTGCGGCATCGCCTGCTTTTGCCGATGCGTACGGTGTTTGATGTTGGCGCCAATGTCGGTCAAACTGCATTGGAATTGGTGGATGAATTTCCAGAGGCCAAGATTTATTCGTTTGAGCCTGTTCAAACAACATTTTCACAACTCAAACAAAATGTGGCGGCCTATCCAAATGTGCATTGCACGCATGCTGCACTTGGCCGTGTGGCTGAGAAGCGGGAGATCAGGCTGTATCCAGAAGCGACCTCCCTCATTAATTCATTAAATCCTTTGGGGATGAACAATGCCCCGGAGGCAACGCTCGAAACGGTCACCGTCACGACGGGTGAGGCGTTTTGTAAAGAAAAGGGCATCGACACGATTGACCTATTGAAAATTGATACCGAAGGATTTGAACTTCCGGTGATCGAAGGCTTTGGAGATATGTTGCGCAACGGTAAAATTGGCGCAATTTTTTGCGAGGTCAGTTTCAACCCATCCGACAAAGCGCATACGTTTATCAACGACCTCAACGATTTGGTTTTGGGGAATGGCTATACGTTTTATGCACTCTATGGAATGAGCAATGCCTCGATCAAGGTTGGGCGCAGTTATGGCAATGTGCTGTATGTGAGCCCGAGCGTGAAAGAGCAACTGATTTGTTAG
- the dnaB gene encoding replicative DNA helicase: MSEQYPPEGVHYAPSAEFLSRKNKNVVPQALRSGRIPPQALEMEQAVLGALLLEKDALNKIVDVVRPEMFYKESNKLIYESVNKLFQNSEPIDLLTVKNHLSTTGMLEAAGGVYYLTELTSKVASAANIEYHARVIAQKYLMRELIKIGDGVVNSAFDETTDVFDLLDRTEQDLFSLSETNLRRNYMAMSDLVVTTLKKLEAIQGTEGGVTGVATGFSLLDQMTSGFHPADLVIIAARPAMGKTAFTLSMARNSAVRFGTPVAFFSLEMDAPQLVQRLLCAEAEVDAQKVRTGRLERYEWEQLTSRIGGLSKAPLYIDDTPALSIMDLRAKGRRLKAEKNIGMIIIDYLQLMTGNVKSGGNREQEIAGISRGLKELAKELSIPIIALSQLSRSVETRGGDKKPMLSDLRESGSIEQDADMVMFLYRPEYYGLTTYEDGSSTANVCEVIIAKQRSGPVGDVKLQFIKKFAKFADLDDHNLEQSLAQQGFGQGNSGTITRQSRINEESTSNAPSGGGDFFPF, encoded by the coding sequence ATGAGTGAGCAGTATCCACCCGAAGGCGTACACTACGCGCCCTCCGCAGAGTTTTTGTCACGCAAAAACAAGAACGTCGTGCCGCAAGCACTGCGCTCAGGACGCATTCCCCCACAAGCCCTCGAAATGGAGCAGGCTGTCTTGGGTGCATTGCTCCTGGAAAAGGATGCCCTCAACAAAATCGTCGACGTCGTCAGGCCCGAAATGTTTTACAAGGAAAGCAACAAGCTCATTTATGAGTCTGTGAACAAGCTTTTCCAAAACTCGGAGCCGATCGACTTGCTCACCGTCAAAAATCACCTCAGCACCACCGGAATGTTGGAAGCTGCGGGCGGCGTCTATTACCTCACCGAACTCACAAGCAAGGTCGCCTCTGCAGCCAACATCGAATACCACGCAAGGGTCATCGCCCAAAAGTACCTGATGCGCGAGCTCATCAAAATCGGCGACGGCGTGGTGAATTCGGCATTTGACGAGACGACCGACGTGTTTGACTTGTTGGACCGCACGGAGCAGGACTTGTTTTCGCTGTCGGAAACCAACCTGCGAAGGAATTATATGGCGATGAGTGACCTCGTGGTCACTACGCTCAAGAAACTGGAAGCCATTCAGGGCACCGAAGGTGGCGTCACGGGTGTGGCAACCGGCTTCAGTCTGCTCGATCAAATGACCTCCGGCTTCCACCCTGCCGACTTGGTCATCATCGCTGCCCGTCCGGCTATGGGTAAAACCGCGTTTACCTTGAGCATGGCGCGCAATTCGGCGGTGCGTTTCGGGACTCCGGTGGCCTTCTTTTCCTTGGAAATGGACGCACCGCAGTTGGTGCAACGTCTGCTCTGCGCCGAGGCCGAGGTCGATGCGCAAAAGGTGCGTACGGGCCGTTTGGAGCGCTACGAATGGGAACAACTCACAAGCCGCATCGGCGGATTGAGCAAGGCGCCCTTGTACATCGACGACACCCCTGCCCTTTCGATCATGGACTTGCGTGCCAAAGGACGTCGTCTCAAGGCTGAGAAAAACATCGGGATGATCATCATCGACTACTTGCAGTTGATGACCGGCAACGTGAAGTCAGGTGGTAACCGCGAACAGGAAATTGCAGGTATTTCGCGAGGTCTGAAGGAATTGGCGAAGGAACTGAGCATTCCGATCATCGCACTTTCACAGTTGAGCCGATCCGTGGAAACGCGTGGTGGCGACAAAAAGCCGATGTTGAGTGACTTGCGTGAATCCGGCTCCATCGAGCAGGATGCGGACATGGTCATGTTCCTCTATCGCCCTGAATACTACGGACTTACCACGTATGAAGACGGCAGTTCGACTGCGAATGTTTGCGAAGTGATCATCGCCAAGCAGCGTTCCGGTCCGGTCGGTGACGTGAAACTGCAATTCATCAAAAAGTTCGCAAAATTTGCCGACTTGGACGACCACAACCTCGAGCAAAGCCTTGCACAGCAAGGATTTGGCCAAGGCAACAGCGGCACGATCACAAGGCAGTCCCGGATCAACGAAGAATCAACGAGCAACGCCCCAAGTGGCGGCGGAGATTTCTTTCCGTTTTGA
- a CDS encoding OmpA family protein, whose product MGWKPKDRDGDGIADKEDACPDDSGAVEFQGCPDRDGDKIIDLKDACPDVPGLAAFSGCPDTDLDGVVDSSDACVDVPGLAEFAGCPDRDGDKTIDKEDACPDEAGPKETKGCPDRDRDGILDSQDLCPDKPGDAEHKGCPDTDGDGTYDNEDKCVDDFGPKDNFGCPYGDLDKDGVFDKEDRCVDTPGPKENQGCPYGDLDGDGVTDNVDDCPNTPGLPENKGCPKLSEKEQEILDLAFSNLEFESAKAIIRTTSLDELDSLAALLVSKPDWRLRIAGHTDNVGNPNSNMTLSKNRANAVKNYLNSRGVAEDRFIVEWFGQTKPLVPNTTPANKQKNRRVEMEVKFE is encoded by the coding sequence ATGGGCTGGAAGCCTAAAGATCGCGATGGGGATGGCATTGCAGACAAAGAAGATGCTTGCCCAGACGATTCGGGTGCCGTCGAATTCCAAGGTTGCCCAGACCGTGACGGTGACAAAATCATTGACTTGAAAGATGCTTGCCCGGATGTTCCTGGTTTGGCTGCCTTCAGTGGTTGCCCAGATACTGACCTCGACGGTGTCGTGGACAGTTCCGATGCTTGCGTCGACGTACCTGGTTTGGCCGAATTTGCAGGTTGCCCTGACCGCGATGGTGACAAAACCATTGACAAGGAAGATGCTTGCCCGGATGAGGCTGGACCAAAGGAAACCAAGGGTTGCCCAGACCGCGACCGTGACGGAATCTTGGACAGCCAGGATCTGTGCCCTGACAAGCCCGGCGATGCCGAGCACAAAGGTTGCCCAGACACCGACGGTGACGGTACCTACGACAACGAAGACAAGTGCGTCGATGACTTCGGTCCTAAAGACAACTTCGGCTGTCCTTACGGTGACTTGGACAAAGACGGCGTGTTTGACAAGGAAGACCGTTGCGTCGACACCCCTGGTCCAAAAGAAAACCAAGGCTGTCCTTACGGTGACCTCGACGGTGACGGCGTGACCGACAATGTCGACGATTGCCCGAATACGCCTGGTCTCCCAGAAAACAAAGGCTGTCCAAAACTCTCCGAAAAGGAGCAGGAAATCTTGGATCTTGCTTTCAGCAACCTTGAATTCGAGTCTGCAAAAGCCATTATCCGCACCACGTCGCTCGACGAATTGGATTCCTTGGCTGCATTGCTCGTTTCCAAGCCAGACTGGAGATTGCGTATCGCGGGTCACACCGACAACGTTGGTAACCCTAATTCCAACATGACGCTTTCAAAGAATCGCGCAAACGCTGTGAAGAACTATCTCAACAGCCGCGGCGTCGCCGAGGACCGCTTCATCGTCGAATGGTTTGGCCAAACCAAGCCATTGGTGCCCAACACCACTCCTGCCAACAAGCAGAAGAATCGCCGCGTGGAGATGGAAGTGAAGTTTGAATAA
- a CDS encoding YARHG domain-containing protein gives MKDSRLGFFVLLALFVANGLFANDGVFYAQGNHLVPVKETVVQLKKEILKLKRMGDYMAVDVYFEFYNPGPEKTEIVGFVTPPAEGDVDDATAQHPQIRGFSAEVNGAMLPFKIARMEDTGFKYLGDEEPSGYDFVYYFDVKFKPGLNIIRHRYEFRGGSSVEMEYDFGYRLTTGNTWANGEIGDFTLEIDMGERALFTLPWSFVTSDAPAKWKILGEGKMGKDADIIFESYFRSVYLRNGAVQLKALHFHPDRDLGINGLQIHNQAYVWGRPDLIEEVNEWLPCTLFAGSDDECLKDLTDKQLRIMRNFLYARHGLPFKSKELTAYFSQFIWYDPIEGLLVDKIKWEDWEQNAIKAILAEEAKRK, from the coding sequence ATGAAGGATAGCCGACTTGGATTCTTTGTTTTATTAGCCTTGTTCGTTGCAAATGGTTTGTTTGCCAACGACGGCGTCTTCTATGCCCAAGGCAATCACCTTGTCCCGGTCAAGGAAACGGTGGTTCAGCTCAAAAAGGAGATTTTGAAATTGAAGCGAATGGGCGACTACATGGCCGTAGACGTCTATTTCGAATTTTACAATCCAGGGCCGGAGAAGACGGAAATCGTCGGATTTGTCACGCCGCCGGCAGAAGGGGATGTCGATGACGCCACGGCACAGCATCCGCAGATAAGGGGATTTTCAGCCGAAGTCAACGGTGCGATGTTGCCGTTCAAGATCGCAAGGATGGAAGACACCGGGTTCAAATACCTGGGGGACGAGGAACCTTCCGGATATGATTTTGTCTATTACTTTGATGTAAAATTCAAGCCCGGTCTGAACATCATCCGGCATCGTTACGAGTTTCGGGGAGGAAGCAGCGTGGAGATGGAATACGACTTCGGCTACCGGCTCACGACGGGGAATACCTGGGCAAATGGCGAAATCGGGGATTTTACGCTTGAAATTGACATGGGCGAGCGGGCATTGTTTACACTGCCTTGGAGCTTTGTCACCAGTGATGCCCCGGCAAAATGGAAAATTCTCGGTGAAGGTAAAATGGGGAAGGACGCAGACATCATTTTCGAATCCTATTTCCGGTCAGTTTATCTCCGTAATGGCGCAGTGCAATTGAAAGCACTCCATTTTCATCCAGACCGCGATTTGGGAATCAACGGATTGCAAATTCACAACCAAGCCTACGTCTGGGGAAGACCTGATCTGATAGAAGAGGTGAATGAATGGCTACCCTGTACGCTGTTTGCCGGCTCCGACGATGAATGCCTTAAAGATCTAACAGATAAGCAATTGCGGATCATGCGGAATTTCCTCTATGCGCGGCATGGATTACCTTTCAAAAGCAAGGAATTGACGGCCTATTTTAGCCAATTTATCTGGTACGATCCGATCGAGGGGCTTTTGGTTGACAAAATCAAATGGGAAGATTGGGAGCAAAATGCCATCAAGGCGATTCTTGCCGAAGAAGCGAAGCGGAAGTGA